A single region of the Gossypium arboreum isolate Shixiya-1 chromosome 12, ASM2569848v2, whole genome shotgun sequence genome encodes:
- the LOC128285423 gene encoding uncharacterized protein LOC128285423, translating into MSARGTCGKGTRGRGRGRCGAGTGSSASVGDDALSQAMLRVLGRVAGASTGSVARGSISERLRSNGAKIFRGVSRVAPNVAEYWLEVTKRIMDDLDCTVEQKLKGAVSLLRDKAYQWWLTVREGTQANRNKTAAAYEAEFLRLSRYARGIVAMEYGRCVRFEYGLRNELRVLIAP; encoded by the exons ATGAGTGCTAGAGGTACTTGTGGAAAGGGTACGCgaggccgtggtagaggccgGTGTGGTGCTGGGACTGGGTCTTCAGCATCAG ttggggatgatgccctgtctCAAGCGATGCTGCGAGTTCTTGGAAGGGTTGCTGGAGCGAGTACGGGATCAGTGGCCCGGGGGTCaatttctgagcgactccggtCCAATGGGGCGAAGATTTTTAGAGGTGTCTCTAGAGTAGCCCCGaacgtggcagaatattggttagaggtTACAAAGCGGATAATGGATGATCTAGACTGTACCGTGGAGCAGAAATTGAAAGGGGCAGTTTCGTTGCTGCGAGATAAGGCTTACcaatggtggctcactgtgagggaAGGGACACAAGCTAACC GGAATAAGACGGCGGCGgcatatgaggcagagtttctacgGTTGAGTCGTTATGCTCGTGGGATAGTAGCGATGGAGTACGGACGTTGTGTGCGTTTTGAGTATGGCCTTCGAAATGAGTTGagagttttgatagctccgtag